Within uncultured Methanoregula sp., the genomic segment TCCCCCCCTCCTCAAACCTGATAACCCGCACCCGTTTTACACCGCCATGCCCGGTGCTTCGCGTGGAGTTGCCGGCGGGGACATGATTTTCCTGCACCTACTCAAAAATGGGAGGGAGCCGGGATTTTCCGGCTTGGCAGGGGGGTGCACCCCCCAGTCGCTCCGGAAGAGGAGGGGGGGTCACCCCCCCTCTCAGGTTGTTCGCGCCGGGGGGGTGGGGGGTCGGACCCCCATGAAATCCGCGGTAAATCTGCCGGCGTCCGGGCATAAGGGACGCCAGTGAATAATATTTATATGAGATTATCGTAAGGACATTGACAATGTTTTCTGCCCTGTATGTGGATGACGAGCCGGTCCTTCTTGAAGTAGGTAAGATGTTCCTCGAGATGTCAGGATCACTTCATGTAGACACGGCAATTTCCGCAGCAGAGGCACTGGAAAAAATGCGATCAACCCGGTACGACTGCATAATTTCCGATTACCAGATGCCGGGAATGGATGGTATTGCATTTCTCAAACAGATCCGCAACAGCGGGAACACAATTCCGTTCATCCTCTTCACCGGCAAAGGCAGGGAGGAGGTGGTCATTGAGGCGTTTGCCAACAAGGCTGATTTTTATCTCCAGAAAGGTGGCGATCCTGCATCCCAGTTCGTTGAACTCGAACACAAGATCAGGCTGGTAATCGAAAGCAGACGGACGCAGGCAGAACTCCTGGAATCGCAGCAGCGCACGGAAGATATCATCGATCACCTGCCGGATCCCACTCTGGCAATCGACCTGCAGCACCGGGTCATTGTATGGAACAAGGCTATGGAGGAGCTCACCGGCATCCCCAAAGAACAGATTCTCGGTACAAGCGATCGCTCATATGCCCTTCCTTTTTACCAGACAAAACGTCCCCTCCTCCTGGACCTGATCCTGAGCCCGGATCCCGAAACAGAGAAAGAATATCCTGCCATAATAAAAAACGGGAGAAAACTTATCTCGGAGATATTTCTTCCCCGGTTCAGGGACGGGGACGGTGCATATTTCTGGTTCATCGCCTCCCCGCTGTACGACACGAAGGGATCAATAACCGGTGCAATTGAATCCATCCGCGACGTGACCGAGCGCAGGAAATTCTTAAAGGAATTGCATGAAAGTGAGGAGCGGTACCGGGCGGTCGTCGAGGACCAGACAGAATTTATCTCGCGTTTTCTTCCCGATGGCACCCATGTTTTTGTGAATGCAGCATATTGCCGGTACTTTGGAAAAAAACCGGAAGAGATCATTGGTACCCGGTTCCATCCGGAATTATTGCAGGAGGATGAGATCCGCATACGGGAGCACCTGGCATCCCTTACTCCCGAACACCCGGAAGCCATGCTGGAGCACAGCATCATCATGCCTGACGGGAAGATACGGTGGCAGCAGTGGAATGACAGGGCAATTTTCGATGATACAGGAAAACTCCGGGAGTACCAGTCCGTAGGAAGGGACATCACTGAGCGGAAAGCAGCTGAAGACTCGCTCCTGTCTGCGTACGAACAGATCACGGCAACCGAAGAAGAACTCCGGGCACAGTTCGAGGAACTCAAACAAAAAGAGGAGGATCTTACGGAAAGCCAGCGAATCCTGCAGGGAATCGTCAACGGTTCCCCCATCCCCCAGTTCGTCCTGGATAAAAATCACCGTGTCATCAGCTGGAACCATGCCCTTGAAGAGGTTACCGGAACAAAGGCTGCAGACGTCCTTGGAACCACCCGTGCCAGTAAGGCATTCTATGGAGACCAGAAGCGACCGGTGCTTGCAGATCTGCTTCTGGAGGGCGATACAGACAACCTCCCGAACTGGTATGCCGGAAAGTATCACAAATCGAAATATGTTAATGATGCTTACGAGGTTGCCGATTTTTTTCCGCACATGGGTACCGAAGGGATATGGCTTTTATTCACGGCATCGACCATCCGCGATACTACCGGAGCCGTCATCGCTGCAGTGGAAACTCTTGACGATATCACCGATCTGAAAAAATCTGAAGAAGCACTCACAGAAAGCGAGGAAAAATACCGGACAATTCTTGAAAATATCCAGGACGTTTATTACCGCAGCGATAGAGAGGGAAATCTTATTCTCGCAAGCCCGTCGGTCCGATCCGTCTTCGGTTATGACTCAGTCGATGAATTTTACGGCAAGAGCATCGCGGATTCCTGGTATGCAAACCCGGAGGATCGCACATCGTTCCTTAAGGAGATCCAGAAGAACGGCTCTGTCAGCAATTACGAAGTCACGCTCAAAAAGCGGGATGGCAGCCCCATACGTGTTTCCACGAACAGTCATATCTATTACGACAAAGCGGGACAGGTTGCCGGTGTCGAGGGAACCATCAGGGATGTAACGGATCTCAGGCATGCCGAGCAGGCACTGATCCACTGCAACCTCCAGTTGACCGACATCATCGAGAACCTTCCCGATGCTACCTTTGCCATAGATCGGGAAGGCAGGGTGATAGCCTGGAACCATGCCATGGAGGAGATGACCGGTGTACCTGCTGCCGGCATTATCGGAAAGGGAGGGTACGAATATGCTCTCCCCTTTTACGGCAACCGAAGACCCCTTTTAATAGACCAGATCCTGAAAGCAGATACGGAAGCAGAAAGTGCAGCATCGTCCGGACCGCAAAAAACCAGCCGGGCGCTTGAAGCGTCCACGATTGTTCCTGCCCTGAAAGGGAAAGAGACCACGCTCCGGGCGATTGCGTCACCCATCCTCAACCAGCAGGGAGAGTTGATCGGCGCGATCCAATCGATCGTTGATATCTCGGAGATCCGAGAGACACGGGAGAAACTGAAAAGAAACGAAGAGCAGTACCGCACGCTCTTTGAAAATACCGGGAGCGGCACTGTTCTCATTGACGAGAATACGATGATAACCCTCGTAAACGCGGAGTTTGAGCATCTTTCCGGCTATTCCCGCCAGGAAATCGAGGGAAAGAAGAAATGGACAGAGTTCGTGGTAAAGGAAGATCTTGCGCGTATGCTCGAACAACACCGCACCCGGAGGGATACGCCGGGATCAGGACTTAAAACATATGAATTCCGGTTCATTACAAAATCCGGGGAGATCCGCCATATCCACCTGATTATCGACCTCATACCCGGAACGAAAAACTCCGTTGCTTCGTTAACAGACATAACCGATACCGTCCGGGGACAGGAGGCACTCCGGCTTGCAAACCGTAAACTCAACCTCCTGTCCAGTATTACCCGGCACGATGTCCTCAACCAGCTCACCAGCCTGCTCGGATTTCTTGCCCTTGCCAGGCAACGGGTTGAAGACGCCGAAGTCGGGCATTTTATCGAACGGGGGACAAATGCTGCAAAGACCATCAGGTCGCAGATAGAATTTACCCGGGATTACCAGGATATCGGCATCCATTCTCCCGAATGGCAGAACGTGCACGAGCTCATCGATAAGGCGCAAAAAACGGCAAACATCCGCGGAATCAACGTCATTGCCGAAATCGGGGACGTGGAAATCTATGCTGATCTTCTCATGGAGAAAGTGTTTTACAATCTCATTGAAAATGCCGCACGGCATGGCGGGCATGTCACGGAAATCCGGTTCTCTGCCAGGAGGGATGCAGACACCCTGATAATCATTGTCGAGGATAACGGGATCGGAGTCCCGGCCGATGCCCGGGAGGGAATATTTGAGCGCAGGTATTTCCAAAACACAGGTCTGGGCCTTTTCCTGTCACGGGAGATCCTCTCCATCACCGGTCTCACAATTAAGGAGAACGGGACGCCGGGTAAGGGAGCCCGGTTCGAGATCCTCGTGCCACGGGCAGCATTCAGGACAATGGACCACCCGGATCCTGTTGAATCCTGAGGGCCGGGTCTCTCCTGATACAACGTGCCTTCCGCCAGGGAAAGAGCGAGTCCAATGCAAAAAGAGAGGAATTTATCAGAGAAGTTTCGATCCGGCACCAGGACCGGGTTTGCATTCGAAGACTTCGGTGATTTTAACAATAACCAGCGACCGGGCGGGCAGGGCCGGGTTCTTCTTGTTGATCTTCTCCTTCATCTCCTCATACTCTTTCCCGCTGGACTTGATCGAGGTCACACCCTTGATCTGGAAGCAGCCCTTGATCTCCGGCCCCCAGATGTAGATCGCGATCTTCGGGTTGACCCGCAGGTTCGACAGGCTCTTGTTCATGAAATTGTCCGTGATCCAGATGGTCTCGTCATCCACGAGTTCGACAACGCCGATGGGGATCACATTCGGGGTTCCGTCTTTGGAGGCGGTCGCTACCGGGAACACTTTCATCTTTGAGAACGCTTCTTTCATCTCTGCAGTAAGTTTTGCCATAAGTCCTTCACCAATTCTCCGTCAGGATCCGGCTCCCATATACTTTACGGTCATAACATTCGTCTTTACCGGTTTTTCTGACCGGCACCTACCGGCATCGCATCTTTCAGGGGAGGTGATGATCCAGATCATATTCATTGTTTTCACTCCAGGGACTGAATGCCCCCGATCGCTTCTCTTATCACCCTGTGCGCCCCATCAATCTGTGTGATGCGAGAGCCGCCAGTGAAAAAAATCCTCTACTGGTGCGAACAATGCAATATCCCCCTTATTGCGAAGAGCTGCGCGTGTGGCAGGGAGGGGAAGAAGATCGATCTCCTCCAGCCCTATGACCTCCGCCCCACCCTCTCTGCCGACAGGGCCCTTATCAGCGACCTTATACAGGAGCGTTTTGGCAAAATTCCGCTCGCAAACGTTCTCCTCCTGAACAAGACCGGCGGGGTGGACCGGGCAGATCTTGTTATCATGAACGGCGAGCGGCTCGGCTGGCTCACCTTCGATCCGGTTGCACGGGTATTCAGCCTTGATATTGCCCCGGAAGCACTTCCATTTCTCATTGCCCATGCAGCAAAGGGGATCGTGGATCTCGATACCCATACCGATGCCCGCAGGGAGCAGGGCCGGATAGGCGGAAAACGCCTTGCCCTGAAAACCCCGACCCCCAACGGGACCGTGATCGTCCGGTACAAGGGCAAGTACGGGACCGGCATGGTAAAAGACGGCTCGATCAAAGTCAAGGAACTCATTCCGGTTGTTGCAGCAACCCCGCCCAACCCTGGCTGGGACGAGGTGATAGAGAAGAACCGGTATCACCTTAAAAACATTGAACGCAACGCGATCCGGACGATAAAACAGCATATCCACGACCGGCCGACAGCAAACGTTTCGTTCTCCGGAGGAAAAGACAGCACGGCAGTCCTCCACATCGCCAGGAAGGCCGGCGTTACAAAAGCATTTTTTATCAATACGAATCTCGAATTCCCCGAAACCCTTGAGTTTGTCAGGTCAGAGGGAGTCGAGATCATCGAAAAAGCCGGGGACTTCTGGCAGGCCGTGGAAAAAGCCGGGCCACCGGGAAAAGACAACCGCTGGTGCTGCAAGTTCCAGAAACTGCGCCCCCTCAAACTCTACCTTGCCGATACCGGCCCATGTGTGACCGTGCAGGGAAACCGGTGGTACGAATCGTGGAACCGGGCCAGCCTCGAAGAGACAAGCCAGAACCCGGACAACCCGCTGCAGCTCAATATATCGCCGATCCGTAACTGGCGGGCGCTCGAAGTCTTCCTTTACCTGTGGTGGCAGAAGGCGGCAATGAACCCGCTGTATGAACAGGGCATAGAACGGATCGGGTGTTACCTCTGTCCTGCGATGCTCGAAAGCGAATACGAGATGATACGGCAATCGCACCCGGAATATACCCGCCGCTGGGATGCGTTCGTGGAATCGTGGGCAGAGAAAAAAGGACTGCCGGATGCATACTGCCGCTTCGGACTCTGGCGGTGGAGGGAACTGCCGCCCAAGATGCGCGAGCTCTGCCGGAACCGGGGTATCCCCCTCAATGCAGACAATACCCTGCATGCAACACCCGGACAGACACCAAAGAAGGAACCAGTAAAAACGAAAGGAGAGAATACCATGGAAACGGGAATGAAGGAAATGACAGGAGATCACCTGGATGTTCAGGCGATTCGTGGGGACTTTTCCCTGCTTTCGGAGATCATCTACCTCGACAGCGCGGCAACGAGCCTCTCACCGGAGCCGGTCATACAGTCGATGGCAGAGTTCGAGCGCAATTACCGGGCAAACGTAGGAAGAGGGGTACACCGTCTCACCCAGATCGCTTCCCAGCGGTACTGGCACGCCCACGAGAAAGTGTCCGATTTCATCGGGGGAAAGGACGGTCTTGTAGTATTCACTAAAAATACCACTGAATCGATCAACATGGTGGCGCAGGGTATGACATGGAAGGGCGGGGATCGCATCGTTTCCACGATTCTCGAACACCACTCCAATCTCCTGCCATGGTATCACCTCAAAAAGCAGGGAGTCATCACCGATATCGTGGGAATACGGGACGATTATTCCCTTGATCTTGCCGCACTGGAGGCTGCCATCACCGACAAAACCCGCCTGGTCGCGGTTACGCACGCCTCAAATGTGCTTGGCGTTATCACACCGGTTCAGGAAATCGCGAAGATCTGCCACGACCATAATGTCCTGCTTCTCGTGGATATGGCCCAGACCGCCCCGCATATGCCGATCGATGTTTCCAGCCTCGGCTGCGACTTCTGTGCCTTCTCCGGCCACAAGATGCTCGGGCCCACCGGTACCGGCGTGCTGTGGATGAAAGAGCCGGTCATCGAACCCCTGCTTCTCGGGGGTGGCGTGGTGGAGTCCGTGACAGGAGACGAATATGTCCTTTCCGATGGATACCAGCGGTACGAAGCGGGAACCGGCAATATTGCCGGGGGAATCGGCCTGGGAGTTGCGGTCGATTACCTGAAGAAGGCGGGCATGGATCGAATCCGGAAGCACGATCAGGCACTCACGGCCCGCATCATTGAGGGACTGCGCAGGTTTGACCGGGTCCATCTCTATGTGCCGAAAAACCCGCAAGACCGGGTCGGCGTGGTCTCATTCACGATCGACGGCCTCCACCCGCACGAGATTGCCCAGCGCCTGGATGAGATGGCAGATATCATGATCCGGTCCGGGCACCACTGCTGTATCCCGCTCATGGGACGACTTGGACTTCCTGACGGGACCGCAAGGGTCAGTCTCGGCCCCTACAATACTCCAGGGGACGTGGATCTCTTCCTTGCAACGATCGAGGAAATTGTCCGGTAAAACAAAACCCCCCCGCCGGGTTTTCCCCTGTTATTTTCTTTTATTCTCACGGTTTATTATCCATAAATCCCACATAGTACACCGGATATACAACACACCGGGGACCAGCAGGTACCCGGCATACGTGATCTCTCATGAAACCCAAACAACTGTCAGACCTCTTCGGGCTCGTGCGTGAAAAACACCCGCTCGTCCATCACATCACGAATTATGTGACCGTCAATGACTGTGCCAACATCACCATGTGTGCCGGCGGTGCGCCGGTCATGGCAGATGCACCGGAGGAAGTAGTGGAGATGGCCGGCGTTGCAGGCGCACTCGTCCTGAACATCGGTACGCTCAACAAGGCCCAGGTAGAATCCATGATCCTTGCCGGGGGGATGGCGAACGACCGGAAGATCCCCGTTATTCTCGATCCCGTGGGTGCGGGAGCAACCCGGTTCCGGACAGAGACTGCGGAGCGTCTCCTATGTGAACTGAAGATTGCGATCCTCAAGGGAAATGCCGGGGAGATCGGAGTTCTTGCAGGAGCTGGCGGAAAGGTGCGGGGTGTTGACTCCCACGGCCTGGCCGGGGACCCGGTAGCGGTCGTCAGAGACTATGCCCGGGCAAAGAAACTCACGGTCGTGGCAAGCGGCCCCACGGATATCGTAACCGACGGAAAACGCGTGCTCCTCGTAAACAACGGTCATCCCATGATGGGGAGCATCTCCGGCACCGGCTGTATGGCAGCATCCGTAACCGGTGTGTTTGCCGCCGAATCTTCCGATACTGTTCTTGCAGCGGCAGCAGCGCTTGCGGCATTCGGTATCGCGGGAGAGCGGGCAGCAGCCATTGCCCGGGGTCCGTTCAGCTTCAAGACGGCGCTGTTCGACGAACTTGCCCTCCTCACCCCGGCAGATCTCGCCTCCCGGGCACGGATCACATCACAGGAATAAGTACGGCTTCCCTATGAAATACGGCCTGTACGTCATCACGGATGAGGCAATTGCCGGAGGGAGATCGCATGCAGCCATAGCCCTGCTTGCCGTAGCCGGGGGAGCGGACATTATCCAGCTCAGGGACAAGACCCGGGGATGCCGGGAACTCACCGTAATCGGCCGCGAGATCCGTGAGATTACCCGATCTGCCGGGGCGGGTTTTATCGTTAATGACCGGCTGGATGTTGCGCTTGCCTGCGGTGCTGACGGGGTCCATCTCGGGCAGGGAGACATCAGTCCCGCTACCGCCCGACAGCTTGCCCCGCCGGGATTTATTATTGGGGTCTCGGTCGGCAACCGGGATGAAGCCTGTCGGGCTGAGCAGGAAGGGGCGGATTACGTGGCACTCAGCCCGACATTCTCCACGGGCTCCAAACCGGATGCCGGACCCGGACACGGTTGCGGGATGCTTGCAGACATCTGCAGGAACGTATCCATCCCGGTAATAGCAATTGGCGGGATTGGACCGGAAAATATTCCGGGGGTCATTCGTGCAGGTGCAGAGGGTGTTGCCGTGATCTCAGCGGTAGTTGCACAGCCGGATATTACAGCAGCAGCACGGGAACTTGCCACTATTATAAGAGACGAGAAGAGGAGATCGCAGTATGAGTGAACAGTCCGGTCGCAGGTTTGTCCTGCACGAACATTTCGCAAAACACCATCATTTCGATCTCCGGCTGGAAAAGGATGGGGTTCTTGTGAGTTGGGCGGTCCCAAAAGGCCTGCCGGAGCAGCCGGGAGTGAGAAGGCTTGCAATTCAGGTCGAGGATCATCCGCTGGACTACATTGGATTTGAGGGCACAATCCCGGAGGGGGAATATGGGGCCGGTGAGGTGAAGATTGCCGATAGCGGGACCTATGAGACGCTTCTCTGGACTCATGACCGGATCGAAGTAATCTTCGGGGGTAGCAAAATTTCCGGAAAATACACCCTTATCCGGTTCAGGAACGCCGGCGACAAAGAGTGGCTTATCCTGAAGGTAAAACAAGGATAAGGTTCTGCCAGCGTACCTGTTACCTATCCCGACACAGAGTCACCGGAAAAGGTACCTGCATTCGGACTCCCGTTCAGTATCCGGAGGGAATAGAAAATAATGGGAGGGTGGGTGATAATAAGGTATAATTAATCGTCAGATCCATTCTGCAATCACACGATCCTCACGCAGAGTTGACAAGCACATGAAGACCATCTCGCCGCAAAAAACCCTGGGACTCTCGATCATCGCGTTACTTACGATCGGCATTGTGCTCCTCTCGATATTTTCCTTAAAGAACGGTTATTTCAATATCTTCCCGTATTTCTACATCCTGCCTATCCTGATCCTTGCCTATTTCCACCCCCGGTATGCAGTGTACTTTACGGTATTCCTCGGGTGGGTCTTCCTCGGGCTCGTGTACCTCTACGGACCGGCAGATATCCAGCTCTATGCGGCAAGTATTGCATTCTTCTATATTTTTGTCTCGCTGGGTATCATCATATCAGCATTCTCAAGCCAGGCTCTCCAGGAACGGAGATACCGGGAGATCTTTGAAAATTCCCAGGCAGGCATCCTTACGTTTGACGTGGATACCCAGAAGATCCGTGAGATCAACGCGCATTCGGCCGAGATTCTCGGGCACACACCCGATGAGCTGAAGCTGCAGCCATTCTCATCCCTCATGCTCGATATAGAGCAGGAGTCCCGGTTCATGAAGAAGATCCGGCAGGACGAAAAGATAACGGATATGGAAATTCCCCTGCGCAGGAAGGACCGGACCGTTATCTGGGTGATGGTGACTGCAGCCCTGACAAAAGGCGGCATCGTGATTTGTTCTCTCGTGGATATCACCGAACGCCGGCGTACCAAGGACGAACTCATTGAATCCGAACTCCGGTACCGGACACTCTTTGATGGCGCAAGCGATGCGATATTCCTGCATGATATCGATGGCAGGATCTATGAAACCAATATTATCGCTACGCGGTATCTCGGGTATACAAAAAAGGAACTCATGCAAATGCGTATCCATGACCTGAGTGTCGATCCGAAGCACTGGTTAGCACCGGATAAAACCGAAACATTCCTTGCCCGGGGTCATATGCTCTTTGAGACAGTCATGAAAAGGAAAGACGGATCCACCATTCCCGTCGAGATCAGCAGCAGGATTACTGAATATTTCGGCATGTCTGCCGTAATGAGCACGGTCCGGGACATCTCGGAGCGCAGGGAAAAGTAAATCCCCCTCCTTTTTTTTTATCCCGACTGCATTTTTGCACAACCTGCTTTTCAGAAATCCTGATGCCGGT encodes:
- a CDS encoding PAS domain S-box protein, yielding MFSALYVDDEPVLLEVGKMFLEMSGSLHVDTAISAAEALEKMRSTRYDCIISDYQMPGMDGIAFLKQIRNSGNTIPFILFTGKGREEVVIEAFANKADFYLQKGGDPASQFVELEHKIRLVIESRRTQAELLESQQRTEDIIDHLPDPTLAIDLQHRVIVWNKAMEELTGIPKEQILGTSDRSYALPFYQTKRPLLLDLILSPDPETEKEYPAIIKNGRKLISEIFLPRFRDGDGAYFWFIASPLYDTKGSITGAIESIRDVTERRKFLKELHESEERYRAVVEDQTEFISRFLPDGTHVFVNAAYCRYFGKKPEEIIGTRFHPELLQEDEIRIREHLASLTPEHPEAMLEHSIIMPDGKIRWQQWNDRAIFDDTGKLREYQSVGRDITERKAAEDSLLSAYEQITATEEELRAQFEELKQKEEDLTESQRILQGIVNGSPIPQFVLDKNHRVISWNHALEEVTGTKAADVLGTTRASKAFYGDQKRPVLADLLLEGDTDNLPNWYAGKYHKSKYVNDAYEVADFFPHMGTEGIWLLFTASTIRDTTGAVIAAVETLDDITDLKKSEEALTESEEKYRTILENIQDVYYRSDREGNLILASPSVRSVFGYDSVDEFYGKSIADSWYANPEDRTSFLKEIQKNGSVSNYEVTLKKRDGSPIRVSTNSHIYYDKAGQVAGVEGTIRDVTDLRHAEQALIHCNLQLTDIIENLPDATFAIDREGRVIAWNHAMEEMTGVPAAGIIGKGGYEYALPFYGNRRPLLIDQILKADTEAESAASSGPQKTSRALEASTIVPALKGKETTLRAIASPILNQQGELIGAIQSIVDISEIRETREKLKRNEEQYRTLFENTGSGTVLIDENTMITLVNAEFEHLSGYSRQEIEGKKKWTEFVVKEDLARMLEQHRTRRDTPGSGLKTYEFRFITKSGEIRHIHLIIDLIPGTKNSVASLTDITDTVRGQEALRLANRKLNLLSSITRHDVLNQLTSLLGFLALARQRVEDAEVGHFIERGTNAAKTIRSQIEFTRDYQDIGIHSPEWQNVHELIDKAQKTANIRGINVIAEIGDVEIYADLLMEKVFYNLIENAARHGGHVTEIRFSARRDADTLIIIVEDNGIGVPADAREGIFERRYFQNTGLGLFLSREILSITGLTIKENGTPGKGARFEILVPRAAFRTMDHPDPVES
- a CDS encoding DNA polymerase ligase N-terminal domain-containing protein, whose amino-acid sequence is MSEQSGRRFVLHEHFAKHHHFDLRLEKDGVLVSWAVPKGLPEQPGVRRLAIQVEDHPLDYIGFEGTIPEGEYGAGEVKIADSGTYETLLWTHDRIEVIFGGSKISGKYTLIRFRNAGDKEWLILKVKQG
- the thiM gene encoding hydroxyethylthiazole kinase — encoded protein: MKPKQLSDLFGLVREKHPLVHHITNYVTVNDCANITMCAGGAPVMADAPEEVVEMAGVAGALVLNIGTLNKAQVESMILAGGMANDRKIPVILDPVGAGATRFRTETAERLLCELKIAILKGNAGEIGVLAGAGGKVRGVDSHGLAGDPVAVVRDYARAKKLTVVASGPTDIVTDGKRVLLVNNGHPMMGSISGTGCMAASVTGVFAAESSDTVLAAAAALAAFGIAGERAAAIARGPFSFKTALFDELALLTPADLASRARITSQE
- the thiE gene encoding thiamine phosphate synthase, producing the protein MKYGLYVITDEAIAGGRSHAAIALLAVAGGADIIQLRDKTRGCRELTVIGREIREITRSAGAGFIVNDRLDVALACGADGVHLGQGDISPATARQLAPPGFIIGVSVGNRDEACRAEQEGADYVALSPTFSTGSKPDAGPGHGCGMLADICRNVSIPVIAIGGIGPENIPGVIRAGAEGVAVISAVVAQPDITAAARELATIIRDEKRRSQYE
- a CDS encoding PAS domain-containing protein, whose amino-acid sequence is MKTISPQKTLGLSIIALLTIGIVLLSIFSLKNGYFNIFPYFYILPILILAYFHPRYAVYFTVFLGWVFLGLVYLYGPADIQLYAASIAFFYIFVSLGIIISAFSSQALQERRYREIFENSQAGILTFDVDTQKIREINAHSAEILGHTPDELKLQPFSSLMLDIEQESRFMKKIRQDEKITDMEIPLRRKDRTVIWVMVTAALTKGGIVICSLVDITERRRTKDELIESELRYRTLFDGASDAIFLHDIDGRIYETNIIATRYLGYTKKELMQMRIHDLSVDPKHWLAPDKTETFLARGHMLFETVMKRKDGSTIPVEISSRITEYFGMSAVMSTVRDISERREK
- a CDS encoding pyridoxamine 5'-phosphate oxidase family protein; the encoded protein is MAKLTAEMKEAFSKMKVFPVATASKDGTPNVIPIGVVELVDDETIWITDNFMNKSLSNLRVNPKIAIYIWGPEIKGCFQIKGVTSIKSSGKEYEEMKEKINKKNPALPARSLVIVKITEVFECKPGPGAGSKLL
- a CDS encoding aminotransferase class V-fold PLP-dependent enzyme, with translation MREPPVKKILYWCEQCNIPLIAKSCACGREGKKIDLLQPYDLRPTLSADRALISDLIQERFGKIPLANVLLLNKTGGVDRADLVIMNGERLGWLTFDPVARVFSLDIAPEALPFLIAHAAKGIVDLDTHTDARREQGRIGGKRLALKTPTPNGTVIVRYKGKYGTGMVKDGSIKVKELIPVVAATPPNPGWDEVIEKNRYHLKNIERNAIRTIKQHIHDRPTANVSFSGGKDSTAVLHIARKAGVTKAFFINTNLEFPETLEFVRSEGVEIIEKAGDFWQAVEKAGPPGKDNRWCCKFQKLRPLKLYLADTGPCVTVQGNRWYESWNRASLEETSQNPDNPLQLNISPIRNWRALEVFLYLWWQKAAMNPLYEQGIERIGCYLCPAMLESEYEMIRQSHPEYTRRWDAFVESWAEKKGLPDAYCRFGLWRWRELPPKMRELCRNRGIPLNADNTLHATPGQTPKKEPVKTKGENTMETGMKEMTGDHLDVQAIRGDFSLLSEIIYLDSAATSLSPEPVIQSMAEFERNYRANVGRGVHRLTQIASQRYWHAHEKVSDFIGGKDGLVVFTKNTTESINMVAQGMTWKGGDRIVSTILEHHSNLLPWYHLKKQGVITDIVGIRDDYSLDLAALEAAITDKTRLVAVTHASNVLGVITPVQEIAKICHDHNVLLLVDMAQTAPHMPIDVSSLGCDFCAFSGHKMLGPTGTGVLWMKEPVIEPLLLGGGVVESVTGDEYVLSDGYQRYEAGTGNIAGGIGLGVAVDYLKKAGMDRIRKHDQALTARIIEGLRRFDRVHLYVPKNPQDRVGVVSFTIDGLHPHEIAQRLDEMADIMIRSGHHCCIPLMGRLGLPDGTARVSLGPYNTPGDVDLFLATIEEIVR